The Halostella litorea region GCCAGCGTTCGGACCCGCTCCAGCGCCGATTCGCCCTCGTCCCGGAGCACGTCGGCGATCCCCTCCCACGACGTCTCCATCGGGATGGTGCCGTAACTCGCCGAGTTGACGACGTACACCGCGTGGACGCTCGCTCCGTGGGCCGCTGCCAGGTCGACCGCGTGTTCGATGGCCCGCTCGACGCCCTCGGAGCCGTCCGTCGGGACGAGGATCCGGTCGTACATCGTGGTATGGGGTGACATACGCGAGGGGGTGATAAAAACCCTCCGCGGTCCCGGGCCGGCGCTACAGGACGACGCGCTCCACGTCGCTCGCCCCGGCCCGCCGGACGACGGCCCGGACCGGGTCCCGGCCGCCCGCGAGGTTGTCCGAGTCGCCGTCCAGCACGAGCAGTTTGGCGTCCCGGCCGGGTTCGATCAGCCCGCAGTTCAGCCCGGCAATCTCCGCTCCGTTGAGCGTCGCCATCCGGAGGACCTCCGGGGCCTGGAGGTCGAACAGCTTCGCGGCGAACTCCATCTCGCGGAACATCGACGGGCTGTTCGTCATCACGTTGTCCGTCCCGAGCGCCAGCGTCGTGCGCTCGGCCAGCTTTTCGGCCGGCGGCACGCCCACGTCGGTGACGAGGTTCGACCGCGGGCAGAGGACGACCGGGATCCCGGTGTCGGCCAGCCGCTCCAGGTGGATCGGCTCGGGGTGGACCATGTGGACGAGGAAGTCCGGGTCCAGGTCCATCGCGGGGTTGATGTCGCTCTCGTCGACCTCGCCGGCGTGGATGCCGAACAGTTTGCCGGCCTCGCGGGTCTCTCTGCGTTCGTGCTCGAAGTGGGCGTCGTTCGCGCCGCTCGCGCCGAACCCGTCGGCGGCGGCCATCGCGTCGACCGTCTCCCGGCCCAGCACGACCGGGTCGATCCCCAGCCCCTCGGCGGCCTCCTCGATGGCGTAGACGCCCTCGACGCCGCCCTCGCGGAACTCGACGGTCGCGGCCGTGCCGGTCGACTCCATGAACCGCAGCGAGCGCCGCATCCCCTCGACCAGTTCGTCGCGGTCCGCCTGGCGGAGCAGGCGGTGTTTCAGGCCGTCCGGCGGCGCGACCAGTTCCTCCAGCGAGAGGCCGCGGCCAGCCTCCTTGGCTATCGAGTCCCCCAGGTGCGTGTGGGCGTTGACGAAGGCGGGACAGACGACGGCCTCGCTCTCGACCGCCGCCTCCTCGACGGCGGCGATCTCACCGTCCTCGACGACGACCCGGCCCTCGACGGGGTCGAACTCGCGCCCCCGGAGGATCGTTCCCTCTATCTCCATGCCCGGGCGTTGTGGGGACTGCGTAATGAGTGCCCCGCCTCGTCAGCGGTCGGCGAACTCGTCCAGCCGGGCGTTCCACCCGCTGCGACGCTCGTTGACGAGCGCGCCGTCGAGGTCCAGCCCCAGCGTCTCGACGGCGGCGCGGCCGACGCGGTCGGTCTTGTCCGCCGGCGCGTACACGCCGAGCCGCCACTGCGACCGCTGGGCCGCCCGCAGCGCCTCGACCAGCGGCGACTGCTGGTCCAGCCGGCGGACCTCGCCGCTGACGACGACGCGGGTCGAGCTCTCGGTCATCTCCGGGCGTTCGGGGACGTCGAGCACCACGTCCTCCCGGCCAAGGCCGGCGGCGGCCGCGATCTCGCGCTCGCACTCGCGGATCACGTCGTGGTTCGCCGCGATGACGCTCTCGGGGACGTCCTCCAGTTCGACCCACAGCGCGCGCTTGAACAGGTCGCGGTTGCAGAGCCGTTCGGCGACGGCCGCCGTCTCGGGCTCCCGCCTGAGCGCCGACAGCAACCCGGGGTCGTCCATCCGGCGGACGGTCCCGGCGTCGTAGCCGGCCTCGTCCAGCAGGCGCTCGGTGCCGCGCCGGAGCATCGACTTGCTGATCCGGGCGACGTGGTGGCTGTAGACGGTCGGGTTCATCAGCGCCCGCGCGACGAGCAGGCTCTCGGCCGACTGGACGTTCCCCTCCGCGAGCACGAGTTCGCCGCCCTCGAAGGTGAGTTCGCGGATCAGCCGCCCGTGGTCGATGGTGCCGTAGGGGACGCCGGTGTGGTGGGCGTCCCGGACGAGGTAGTCCATCCGGTCGACGTCCAGTTCGCCCGAGACGATCTGACCGAACCGGCCGTCCCCGGCGACCAGGTCCGCGACCGCGTCCGGCGAGATGTCGTGGTCGCGGAGGATCTCCCCGACAGCGCCGCCGGCGATCAGGTCGTGGACGTCGTCGTGGTACTTGCCCGTCCGCCGGTGGAGCAGTTCCTCGACGTTGTGGCTGTACGGGCTGTGGCCCACGTCGTGCAGGAGGGCGGCGGCCTCGACCCGGGCGGCACGGTCGCCGGAGACGCCCAGCTGGTCCAGCGCCTCGCAGGCGAGGTGGTAGACGCCGACGCTGTGTTCGAACCGGGTGTGGTTCGCGGAGGGGTACACCAAAGACACCGTGCCGAGCTGCTTGACCCGGCGGAGCCGCTGGACGGCGGGGGTGTCCAGCAGGTCGCGCGCCACGCCGTCGACCGTGATGTGGTCGTGGACGCTGTCCTTGATCGTCTTCATACGCCCCCGTTCGGCGCTCTCGGTGAAAAACCCCGGCAGACGGGGTTGGCCGCGCTACGTCCCGCTCGACTCCCGCGCCTCGTACCAGACCGTAACCGCGTTGGTCAGCGCTAGGAGGAGGAGCAGCCCGCCGGTTACGACCAGTATCGGCTCTATCAGGGGTGCGCTCGCCAGGCGGTCGATCACGGTCGCGGCGGCGAGCACGACGGCGGCCAGAAACGCCATTCGGAGGGCGCTGAAGTAGTCCCCCGTGGCCCGGAGCCACGGCACGGTGCGCTTGAGGCGGTCGGTGTACACCCGGAAGTCCGCGAAGACGAGGAAGAGCGTCGCGGCCGCGAGCAGGCCAGCGAGCTCTTCGAGGGTGACGAGGACCGCGCCGCCCGGGAGCAGTACGCCGCCGAACAGCAGCCACAGCCAGGTCAGTTCGACGGCGAACGCCACCTGGATCGCGGTGCCGTCGGTGTGGGGCGGTTGCGGGGGGCGGCGGAGCGTCTCGCGCACCGCGAACGCGACGACGCCGAGGACCGCGGGCCACGCGAGGCCGAACACCACCCGGTTCGTCGGCGAGAGCGCGCCGCTTCCGGTCGCGGTGACGGCGGCCAGCGGGACGAACGCCAGCGAGGGGACGAGCAGGTTACCGACCGGGCGGGTCACCTCCGGCGGGCGGTCGCGGAGCGTCGAGAGGTCGACCGTCTCCGGACGCGTCCGCTCCCAGTGCTCCAGATACGCCGGGACCCGCGCCGCCTGTCGCGCCCAGTACCAGAGCCCGTAGAACCCCGGGAGAGCAGCACAGAGCAGGATCCCGACGGCGTCCCACGCCAGCACCGCCGTGTTCCACCCCGGCGCGCGTATCTCGCCGAGGTTGACGAGGACGCCGTACAGCAGCGCGACCACGGCAACCATGGAGAACAGGACGAGGAGGACCTGACACAGCACCGCGGCGATCAGGTAGAGGACGACGCCGTCGCCCTGCCGCGACAGGCGGCGGTACGCGAGCAGCGCCAGAAACCGCGCTTCGAGGTCGCCCTTGCGCGCCGCGGCCCTCTCGACGACGGCGGCGAGCCGGGGGGTGCGGTCCCCGAGCCGGTCAGCGGCGACCGACGCCGCCCCCGCTGTCAGCAGGAGCAGCTCCGTCAGCGGGAACAGCATCGCGAGAAACGCCGACAGGAAGCCGAGGAAGACGAGCGTGACCGCGACCTGTGCGGCCACCCCGAACAGCACGAAGAAGGCGGTGACGTGGTAGTCGACCCCGCCGCGTTCGTATCGCTCCCGCGCGTCGGTCACGTCTTCGTCGGTCAGCCGCCGGGAGGAAAGCTGGTCGAACAGTTCGACGCGGTCGTCGAACCCGGCGGTACGCCACCAGCCGAAGTAGACGTAGAGCCCCGTTCCGACGCAGGCGACGCCGAAGGCGAGGAAGAACGCGCCCAGCAGCGCGGCGGTGGAGAACTGGGCTGGGACTGCGGCCGGCAGCGCGGCGTCGAGGACGGCGAGCGGCGACGTCGAGAACAGGACGGGGACGCTCCCGGAGAGGGGGACCCCGACGACCAGGGCGGCGGCCGTCGCGAACGCGCGGTAGCTTGGTCGGTCGAACAGCTCGCCACCAAGCCCGTCAGTCGGCAGGACGCGGGGCAGGAACTGGTAAACCGCGCACCCGTAGAACGCCGTCTGACAGAGGACGCCGAACGCGTCGAGGTCGCCGAGCGTGACGGTGACCGCACCCGCGAGCACGACCCCTGCCAGCCCGTCGAGGAGGAGTTCGAGG contains the following coding sequences:
- a CDS encoding amidohydrolase family protein, translating into MEIEGTILRGREFDPVEGRVVVEDGEIAAVEEAAVESEAVVCPAFVNAHTHLGDSIAKEAGRGLSLEELVAPPDGLKHRLLRQADRDELVEGMRRSLRFMESTGTAATVEFREGGVEGVYAIEEAAEGLGIDPVVLGRETVDAMAAADGFGASGANDAHFEHERRETREAGKLFGIHAGEVDESDINPAMDLDPDFLVHMVHPEPIHLERLADTGIPVVLCPRSNLVTDVGVPPAEKLAERTTLALGTDNVMTNSPSMFREMEFAAKLFDLQAPEVLRMATLNGAEIAGLNCGLIEPGRDAKLLVLDGDSDNLAGGRDPVRAVVRRAGASDVERVVL
- a CDS encoding HD domain-containing protein gives rise to the protein MKTIKDSVHDHITVDGVARDLLDTPAVQRLRRVKQLGTVSLVYPSANHTRFEHSVGVYHLACEALDQLGVSGDRAARVEAAALLHDVGHSPYSHNVEELLHRRTGKYHDDVHDLIAGGAVGEILRDHDISPDAVADLVAGDGRFGQIVSGELDVDRMDYLVRDAHHTGVPYGTIDHGRLIRELTFEGGELVLAEGNVQSAESLLVARALMNPTVYSHHVARISKSMLRRGTERLLDEAGYDAGTVRRMDDPGLLSALRREPETAAVAERLCNRDLFKRALWVELEDVPESVIAANHDVIRECEREIAAAAGLGREDVVLDVPERPEMTESSTRVVVSGEVRRLDQQSPLVEALRAAQRSQWRLGVYAPADKTDRVGRAAVETLGLDLDGALVNERRSGWNARLDEFADR